CAGGGCCTAGGCCTCAACTCCCAGCTACTGAGGATAGTAGCTTTTGAGAAAGCATAATGCTGACTTAAATACTATAGTTTAATTAGTCCTAAGATATTAAGCCTTTTCTTTAATAAAGCGgtatctcccttaatacctcatgtatttacatgattaaaatTAGTAGAATATACAGAAAAATTCAGCGAATCTTACTATATACTTCCCAAGTACTCATTAAGGAGATTTCAACGCCAATTTCCGTTTGCTTACTTTGCCATTCTTTACTATAGTATTCTAATCCATAACACCGTCCTGCTCACCGTCCAAGGACCTGGACTGGTGGAACCCTGAAAGTACCTGGAACGTCACTGCCCTCTGGATTTTGGTCACCCAATCATCATCAGCCAAGTTCACATCATCCTCTctgtcatgtgatctggcGTGTGCTGCTTGAGGCTCACCCATAATAGGAAGCTTAGGCCATGGCATCAACCTGCCCAGGTATGATTCCGGTGAAAAGAAAATGTATATTGGATAAAAATataaaaacaaaacaaagtaAGAATCCCAAACAAAGAAGGATAAAGCCAATAAGGATATATCAAGCTTGTAGGAATAGTAGGGAATGCAAATCCAAGTAAGCATTGAGATAAAATGATTTGTGGGTCTCAAGTGCTGGGGCAGAAGAGGTTGAAAATGTTTCTGTTGTTTGACCAAAGTCTGGGATGAGATGGCAGGTCCAGCAAACATCAGATAAGCGGTGAATTAGCCCATAATAGCTACGGTTGTAGGCCACACCCCAGCGTTGACGCATAACGCAATACATCCTGGTGAATTTGTTTGGCATTGCATTGGACCTTGGAGACTGGAATAAATTGATGTATACAAGCAGCTTGCTGATGCTGTAACAAGGTGGAAGCGTGAAAATCATTTGGACCTTGCCAACGGTGTGTGCTAAAAATTGAAGCAAGTTAGAATTGAAGTATCATACAAATAACAGTGCAGCCCAGGAAGGGATTGAGCCCCAAAGAGTGTTGGGCACATACCATGAAGGCCATACAAGAACCCCTCCAGCAATGGGTTATTCTTGATAAGCACCATGTTGAATCTAGTGCCTTGCTTTGGCTTGGAGAGCCAGTTCATCAAAGGGTGTGGGGATGCATAGAAGATGTTggttgttataacctcctaacatataccattagaatcgcacgatttttctattatttttagtattttttacgaactcaatatcttttatttttcgatcacgtgatctcggcgcttattatgccgagatgccgcgccgagatgccgtgccaagggcgcttaggagaaatccacgcttctgcgtaGCCTGCAGcaggcttctcttttcacatggacgcttccttatctcacgcacagaccatgtatatactttcccctttgtctatataaacagcaggaaaattgcttggagatcccaagtcaattttaccttgtctcttacacattagagaaggtactcagccagctaagtagctggccccccaAGTAGTTCACACGCTCACCCCTTAtatttacctaccacacctcccaggcctaaggccccattgtcctcagtagatagtagtagaccgccttaagtggtagtagtatagcctaagacagtagattacataagttgcttgtagtagtacggccttaagcgcccgctccctctagtgtgtacccaccttacagtggtgtacaacattggtAAACCCATCACCAAGGGTCAAGTCATCCTTAAGATATTGCGTTGCCTTGGGGAAAACCATAATCATGTCCTGCAAGTTATGCAAGAATGCACGTCCATGTTCATTCTTGGTAAATTTGTTGAGTGCCCATTCAAACCATTCAATGGCAAAGACCAACTTGATGCAATCAATTTGAAAAGGTTTGAACAGGCTCTTCTTGGCAATATGCCACCCAGGGATTCTGTCAATGAAAAACTAGTTAGGAGACTGTACCATGAATTAGGGGTGAATGGCATACCTCTTTGCCTCCAAAGCCTCATTCTTGAGGAGATTGCGTTCACCGTATTCAGAAATGGCCCATCTGAGGTATATGTCAAACTTGAATGCACGTTTGCGTTGCTTGAGGTAGGTAACCATTTGTGAGATGAAAACATTGCGGTTGGTTGCCTGGTATGCTTGTTTTGCAAAATCAATATGGAGGTGTTCAGGTGATTTGGTATTGTAATCATCAAGAGCCCCCAGCTTGCAAATTGCTGCAGCATAGTGCATCAAAGAGTGAACTTTGTTGATGTTGAAGTCTTTGCAAACACTGTGGTCTTTGAACACCTTTTTCCGTGCATGGAAAGAAGCTCAGGCATCCTTGAGGCAAGATATAGTTGTAGTAGTGTGAGAGGGAAGCTGAGCGTAATAGATAAATTTGAGGAGTGCCTGAGCGGCAGCTGTGACCTTGTTTGGGACCAGTCCAGCAATAACACCCAGAAAAACCTTCTGCATCTTGCAATGCTCCTTGCCAGTTGTCTGAGAGAGTTTGGATACCTTAGTCTTGAAATGCCAAAGGCTGGAGTGCTCAGGCATTGCCTTGAAGCAATCATCAAACTGGGCTTTATTGGCCAGCTCAAGGCACCATTTCATAAGATGATCCTTGAAAATGCCTTTATGTAGTTGGTGCAAAATATTGGGGGCAAGTGCAGTGTGGATATTGCTGTGAGGTAGGCTGGCCCAGAAAGGGGGgcctgttaagagttgtgtaagtacaggagtaagaaagaattactatatacaaaatgtatatgggaataactaagaactagtataatgaatcagaatatatgcacagaatatatgcacagtataggctaggttatcaggaataacaactcctaacaaatagtctagcaactatgaagtgcaggtggttggttatgtatagtacctttagactaatgttacttaagcctaagtgactaagggtatgtatacttaaggtctctgggatagtaccttaggtaaggagggttacctgactaatgtacaggatttataggatttgcctaatgagtataggacttatatatgcttaagtaagacttaagacttatggggtttacctaaaatatatctaggatttatgagatattgaagataaagctatctacaatatagggggtatggtggattggaacactatcactcaatcacaacaatccttacagtattgttgcactatactcaatgttgaactcaacaactgtgacagtcaaggggcacagggttgcagtaagtacactaataggttaccctgtgtctgttgggactggcctatggtcttagtgtgccaaataacctcctatgctatttacagtgagtcaatcactaaagtaaatgcgcagataagctgttaaaggcttgtgtgtatatgtcaatatataagagtaaaagtaggatgcattagaagcatcttcacagggtccttttataccctgagaaggcgcacaaacaagtatatacatgattgataccaagagggggtacaggaggtacatgtggcaac
The nucleotide sequence above comes from Rhizoctonia solani chromosome 3, complete sequence. Encoded proteins:
- a CDS encoding helicase swr-1, which translates into the protein MHYAAAICKLGALDDYNTKSPEHLHIDFAKQAYQATNRNVFISQMVTYLKQRKRAFKFDIYLRWAISEYGERNLLKNEALEAKRIPGWHIAKKSLFKPFQIDCIKLVFAIEWFEWALNKFTKNEHGRAFLHNLQDMIMVFPKATQYLKDDLTLGDGFTNVVHHCKVGTH